In a genomic window of Streptomyces katrae:
- a CDS encoding isoprenylcysteine carboxyl methyltransferase family protein, producing the protein MTWYFLLLALVAAERLAELATARRNAAWSLARGGREYGRGHYPAIVALHVALLAGCAAEAAHRSFLPALGWPALAVVVAAQGLRWWCVLSLGPRWNTRVIVVPGLPLVAAGPYRLLRHPNYAAVVLEGLALPLVHTAWVTALVFTLLNALLLRVRIRCENTALTYARTADPLLGLVR; encoded by the coding sequence CTGACCTGGTACTTCCTCCTCCTTGCTCTGGTCGCCGCAGAGCGGCTGGCCGAGCTGGCCACGGCCCGGCGCAATGCCGCCTGGAGCCTGGCGCGCGGCGGCCGGGAGTACGGCCGCGGCCACTACCCGGCCATCGTCGCCCTGCACGTCGCCCTGCTCGCGGGCTGCGCGGCGGAGGCCGCGCACCGGTCCTTCCTGCCCGCGCTCGGCTGGCCGGCGCTCGCGGTGGTGGTGGCGGCGCAGGGGCTGCGCTGGTGGTGCGTGCTGTCCCTGGGCCCGCGCTGGAACACCCGGGTCATCGTGGTGCCCGGGCTGCCCCTGGTGGCGGCGGGGCCGTACCGGCTGCTGCGGCACCCGAACTACGCGGCGGTGGTGCTGGAGGGTCTGGCGCTGCCGCTGGTGCACACGGCGTGGGTGACCGCGCTCGTTTTCACCCTGCTCAACGCCCTGCTGCTGCGGGTGCGGATCCGCTGCGAGAACACCGCGCTCACCTACGCCCGGACGGCCGATCCGCTGCTGGGCCTGGTCCGGTGA
- a CDS encoding M64 family metallopeptidase, with the protein MKRTIRPALRAALAAVCASAALLAAPAVPAAAAPPPGPTARPGVEVEIPGPEHGTEAGSGHTRVPAAGRAKAAPRLSESARAADGQVTKTVDNGPTADRLDVVFVGDGYTAAELDRFHADVRAKWAEVTAVEPYTTYRDLFNVWTVDAVSAQSGVSGDPGPDTVRDTALGSYFWCESIERLLCVDQPKVDAYVAKAPAADLVVVLANSAKYGGAGYNEPSPTLGYEGISTASAGHPKSGQVAIHETGHSLGKLADEYFYPGVPDYEKYTGAEPAAPNTSTLDAGAMAAQRAKWYRWLGETSPDGGTVGAYEGGGYYVTGLYRPTDNSIMRVLGKPFNLPGVEAMIAGFQRHTRLVTPLTPTDRPLRLRNTAKASVAHLASADGRQPTVRWYLDGRELKRFAGRTEVRVAELWLLDLRTHKLSVTAEDRTPAVRDPEIARSLSSTATWDVRL; encoded by the coding sequence ATGAAGAGAACCATCCGGCCTGCCCTGCGCGCGGCGCTCGCGGCCGTCTGCGCGAGCGCCGCGCTCCTGGCCGCCCCGGCCGTACCCGCGGCAGCCGCGCCGCCGCCCGGCCCGACCGCCCGCCCCGGCGTCGAGGTCGAGATACCCGGGCCGGAACACGGCACCGAAGCCGGATCCGGCCACACCCGGGTCCCGGCCGCCGGCCGGGCGAAGGCCGCGCCCCGCCTCTCCGAGTCGGCGCGGGCCGCCGACGGGCAGGTCACCAAGACGGTCGACAACGGGCCCACCGCCGACCGGCTCGACGTGGTCTTCGTCGGCGACGGCTACACCGCCGCCGAACTGGACCGCTTCCACGCCGACGTCCGCGCCAAATGGGCCGAGGTCACGGCCGTGGAGCCCTACACGACCTACCGCGACCTGTTCAACGTGTGGACCGTGGACGCCGTCTCGGCCCAGTCCGGGGTCTCCGGCGACCCGGGCCCGGACACCGTCCGCGACACCGCCCTCGGCTCCTACTTCTGGTGCGAGTCGATAGAACGGCTCCTGTGCGTGGACCAGCCCAAGGTCGACGCGTACGTGGCGAAGGCGCCCGCCGCCGACCTGGTCGTCGTCCTCGCCAACAGCGCCAAGTACGGCGGCGCCGGCTACAACGAGCCCAGCCCCACCCTCGGCTACGAGGGCATCTCCACGGCCTCCGCCGGCCACCCCAAGTCCGGCCAGGTCGCCATCCACGAGACCGGCCACTCCCTCGGCAAGCTCGCCGACGAGTACTTCTACCCGGGCGTCCCCGACTACGAGAAGTACACCGGCGCCGAGCCCGCCGCCCCCAACACCTCCACCCTGGACGCCGGCGCCATGGCCGCGCAGCGCGCCAAGTGGTACCGCTGGCTCGGCGAGACCTCCCCCGACGGGGGTACCGTCGGCGCCTACGAGGGCGGCGGCTACTACGTGACCGGCCTCTACCGGCCCACCGACAACTCGATCATGCGGGTGCTGGGCAAACCGTTCAACCTCCCCGGCGTGGAAGCGATGATCGCCGGCTTCCAGCGGCACACCCGCCTCGTCACCCCGCTCACCCCCACCGACCGGCCCCTGCGGCTGCGGAACACCGCGAAGGCCTCCGTCGCGCACCTGGCCTCCGCCGACGGGCGGCAGCCGACGGTCCGCTGGTACCTCGACGGCCGCGAGCTGAAGCGGTTCGCGGGCCGGACGGAGGTGCGGGTGGCGGAACTGTGGCTGCTGGACCTGCGCACCCACAAGCTGTCGGTGACCGCCGAGGACCGCACCCCGGCCGTCCGCGACCCGGAGATCGCCCGGAGCCTGTCCTCCACCGCGACCTGGGACGTCCGGCTGTAG
- a CDS encoding carboxylesterase/lipase family protein, translating to MPDPHTDPADRNIPVDRADPGGPGGPGGRDGSADRGSPAGRGDTGSPAGQAVRADPADPADPTDPADPADPADSGTRRAWRRQARFGRVLLPRVRPARRLGGGLLAALLPVVAVFCAAGYGSPSAVRPAGGAGRPVVRTAEGPVRGRVHGAYASFEGIPYAAPPTGRLRWRAPRAAPHRAGVLDAGAPGARCPQLPAVGPGGVSGSEDCLYLNVTAPAGRGPARPVMVWFHGGGFRFGSADSYRPQPLAVRGDGAVVVTVNYRLGIFGFFGHPELGGAPDFGLADQQAALRWVRANAVAFGGDPGRVTVFGESAGGLGVCAHLVSPASAGLFQRAIVQSGSCSTTMPPYSVLPTAGTYEPFVPQQRVAEAGAGAAAELGCGGRPPGAVLDCLRGLDAARLVTAPLMERFSAVAYGNALLPLEPRRALESGRFHRVPVVQGSTLDEMRLFMAQTLASYPVDGERGYGERLRTSFGASAPAVAAAYPQAAFPTAAIAFATLLSDASFTCPTLRDSRALARHVPVYGYLFGDRGAPNFTGLPELAGFPFGAAHGFELPYLFTMVPMTAPQAGLAQRMTGYWTGFARTGAPGAPGAPAWPRFTGRAPSVLRLAPGPGGVRAVDAAAAHHCALWDGLPVPEAGTGG from the coding sequence GTGCCGGATCCCCACACCGACCCCGCCGACCGCAACATCCCGGTCGACCGCGCCGACCCCGGCGGCCCCGGCGGCCCCGGCGGGCGTGACGGATCCGCCGACCGCGGAAGCCCCGCAGGCCGCGGGGACACCGGCAGTCCCGCCGGCCAGGCCGTCCGCGCCGACCCGGCCGACCCAGCCGACCCAACCGACCCAGCCGACCCAGCCGACCCAGCCGACAGCGGTACCCGCAGGGCATGGCGCCGGCAGGCGCGTTTCGGCCGGGTGCTGCTCCCCCGGGTGCGCCCCGCGCGCCGCCTGGGCGGCGGGCTGCTGGCGGCGTTGCTGCCCGTGGTGGCGGTGTTCTGCGCCGCCGGGTACGGGAGCCCGTCCGCCGTGCGGCCGGCGGGTGGCGCGGGGCGGCCCGTGGTGCGGACCGCCGAGGGGCCGGTGCGCGGGCGGGTGCACGGGGCGTACGCGAGCTTCGAGGGGATCCCGTACGCCGCCCCGCCGACGGGGCGGCTGCGCTGGCGGGCGCCGCGGGCCGCGCCGCACCGGGCGGGCGTGCTGGACGCGGGGGCGCCCGGGGCCCGGTGTCCGCAGCTTCCGGCGGTCGGGCCGGGCGGGGTGAGCGGCTCGGAGGACTGCCTCTACCTCAACGTCACCGCCCCGGCGGGCCGGGGCCCGGCCCGTCCGGTGATGGTGTGGTTCCACGGCGGCGGTTTCCGCTTCGGCTCCGCGGACTCCTACCGGCCGCAGCCGCTGGCCGTGCGGGGTGACGGGGCGGTGGTGGTGACGGTCAACTACCGGCTGGGGATCTTCGGCTTCTTCGGCCATCCCGAGCTGGGCGGCGCCCCCGACTTCGGGCTCGCCGACCAGCAGGCGGCGCTGCGCTGGGTCCGGGCGAACGCGGTGGCGTTCGGGGGCGATCCGGGCCGGGTGACGGTGTTCGGGGAGTCGGCGGGCGGGCTCGGGGTATGCGCCCACCTGGTCTCCCCCGCCTCTGCGGGCCTGTTCCAGCGGGCGATCGTGCAGAGCGGGTCCTGCTCGACGACGATGCCGCCGTACTCGGTGCTGCCGACGGCCGGGACGTACGAGCCCTTCGTGCCGCAGCAGCGCGTGGCCGAGGCCGGGGCCGGGGCGGCCGCGGAGCTCGGCTGCGGCGGCCGGCCGCCCGGCGCGGTGCTGGACTGCCTGCGCGGCCTGGACGCGGCCCGGCTGGTGACGGCCCCTTTGATGGAACGGTTCTCCGCGGTGGCCTACGGCAACGCCCTGCTGCCCCTGGAGCCCCGCCGGGCGCTGGAGTCCGGCCGCTTCCACCGGGTGCCGGTGGTGCAGGGCAGCACCCTGGACGAGATGCGGCTGTTCATGGCCCAGACCCTCGCCTCGTACCCGGTGGACGGGGAACGGGGCTACGGCGAGCGGCTGCGGACCTCCTTCGGGGCGTCGGCCCCGGCCGTGGCGGCCGCGTACCCGCAGGCGGCCTTCCCGACGGCCGCGATCGCCTTCGCGACCCTGCTGTCCGACGCCTCGTTCACCTGTCCGACGCTGCGCGACAGCCGCGCTCTGGCCCGCCACGTCCCGGTGTACGGCTACCTGTTCGGTGACAGGGGGGCGCCCAACTTCACCGGCCTGCCGGAGCTCGCCGGCTTCCCGTTCGGGGCGGCGCACGGCTTCGAACTGCCGTACCTGTTCACGATGGTGCCCATGACGGCCCCTCAGGCGGGGCTCGCGCAGCGGATGACCGGGTACTGGACCGGTTTCGCCCGCACCGGAGCTCCCGGGGCGCCGGGAGCTCCGGCCTGGCCCCGGTTCACGGGACGGGCCCCGTCGGTCCTGAGGCTGGCGCCCGGCCCGGGGGGCGTCCGGGCGGTGGACGCGGCGGCCGCGCACCACTGCGCGCTGTGGGACGGCCTGCCGGTGCCGGAGGCCGGCACCGGCGGCTGA
- a CDS encoding tetratricopeptide repeat protein translates to MDEPSEIGRRVQRLRGERGLTQRQLAEPEYTPAYVSTLEAGKVRPSETALRFLAGRLGTSYEELTTGRPASLGTELRLALTDAQRTLATGSAREAAGHFRRLLAEAERHGLADERAEALLGLGDCALEAGELTEAAGHFEAAEQLLAGEPLPRRARPIRGRAVAHLLAGELRYACYLLESAIDGLNAGGLADPEALVLLYSAVIGPYIDMGAHARAAHAAELALALAPQVADPALVAGMHRQVARTFLAEGRVADADASLAKAQAVYRQLRLRTDLAHCHWMRGYVQAQHGELAAAERELRIAREMLTARRAALYTAQVEVELADVLRRLGRYEEAAELVSGLLAEGSDPGAVHAGGAHRLLGLIAEERGDTEAAEEHYVRALALLERSGAGGDLADLCRLLGDLLRRGGRTEAALDAYRTGLGHRAAPGTTTLGPAPAAPAFR, encoded by the coding sequence ATGGACGAACCGTCCGAGATCGGGCGCCGGGTGCAGCGGCTGCGCGGCGAGCGCGGGCTGACCCAGCGGCAGTTGGCCGAGCCCGAGTACACCCCGGCGTACGTGTCCACCCTGGAGGCGGGGAAGGTGCGGCCCTCGGAGACGGCGCTGCGGTTCCTCGCCGGGCGGCTCGGCACCTCGTACGAGGAACTCACCACCGGGCGCCCGGCCTCCCTGGGCACGGAGCTGCGCCTGGCCCTGACCGACGCCCAGCGGACCCTCGCCACGGGCTCGGCCCGGGAAGCCGCGGGCCACTTCCGGCGACTGCTCGCGGAGGCGGAGCGGCACGGGCTGGCCGACGAGCGCGCGGAGGCCCTGCTGGGGCTCGGCGACTGCGCACTGGAGGCGGGGGAACTGACCGAGGCGGCCGGGCACTTCGAGGCGGCGGAGCAGCTGCTGGCCGGCGAACCGCTCCCCCGCCGGGCCCGGCCGATCCGCGGCCGGGCCGTCGCGCACCTGCTGGCCGGGGAGCTGCGGTACGCCTGCTACCTGCTGGAGTCCGCCATCGACGGCCTCAACGCGGGCGGGCTCGCCGACCCCGAGGCGCTGGTGCTGCTGTACTCGGCGGTGATCGGCCCGTACATCGACATGGGCGCCCACGCCCGCGCGGCGCACGCGGCGGAACTGGCGCTGGCGCTGGCCCCTCAGGTCGCCGACCCCGCGCTGGTGGCGGGGATGCACCGGCAGGTGGCCCGCACCTTCCTCGCCGAGGGGCGGGTGGCCGACGCCGACGCCTCACTGGCCAAGGCCCAGGCCGTCTACCGGCAGCTGCGGCTGCGCACCGATCTGGCGCACTGCCACTGGATGCGGGGCTACGTCCAGGCGCAGCACGGGGAACTGGCGGCGGCGGAGCGGGAGCTGCGGATCGCCCGGGAGATGCTCACGGCCCGGCGGGCCGCGCTGTACACGGCGCAGGTGGAGGTGGAGCTGGCGGACGTGCTGCGCCGGCTGGGCCGGTACGAGGAGGCGGCGGAGCTGGTGTCGGGGCTGCTGGCGGAGGGCTCGGACCCGGGCGCGGTGCACGCGGGCGGGGCGCACCGGCTGCTGGGGCTGATCGCCGAGGAGCGGGGGGACACGGAGGCGGCGGAGGAGCACTACGTACGGGCGCTGGCGCTGCTGGAGCGCAGTGGGGCGGGCGGGGACCTGGCCGACCTGTGCCGGCTGCTGGGGGATCTGCTGCGCAGGGGCGGCCGGACCGAGGCGGCCCTCGACGCCTACCGCACCGGCCTGGGGCATCGCGCGGCCCCCGGCACCACCACCCTGGGCCCGGCCCCGGCGGCCCCCGCGTTCCGCTGA
- a CDS encoding NAD(P)/FAD-dependent oxidoreductase — protein sequence MIDLLVAGGGPAGLATAIHGALAGLEVVVLEPRPTPIDKACGEGLMPGAVRRFEELGIAVTGRPFHGIGYVDGVTGLRAEALFRSGPGRGCRRTDLQAALADRAAGLGVRVLARRVGEVRQDGRRVCAAGLTARYLVAADGLHSPVRRGLGLGVPAAPGRAARYGLRRHYAVEPWSDLVEVHWARGAEAYVTPLGADRIGVAVLTSEQAPFDVQLARFPLLTARLPPPPGRGPGVRGAGPLRQRARTRVAGRVLFVGDAAGYVDALTGEGLTLAVSAAGALVRCVREGRPQEYERAWRDLSRGYRTLTSSLLWARRRAPLAGRIVPLAARMPRVFAGAVNLLAR from the coding sequence GTGATCGACCTGCTGGTGGCGGGCGGAGGCCCGGCCGGGCTGGCGACCGCGATCCACGGGGCGCTGGCCGGACTGGAAGTGGTGGTCCTGGAACCGCGGCCCACGCCGATCGACAAGGCCTGCGGGGAGGGGCTGATGCCGGGCGCGGTGCGACGGTTCGAGGAACTGGGCATTGCGGTGACGGGCCGTCCGTTCCACGGCATCGGCTATGTGGACGGGGTGACGGGGCTGCGCGCGGAGGCGCTCTTCCGCTCCGGCCCCGGGCGCGGCTGCCGCCGTACGGACCTCCAGGCCGCGCTCGCCGACCGCGCGGCGGGGCTCGGCGTACGGGTCCTCGCGCGGCGCGTCGGGGAGGTCCGCCAGGACGGACGGCGGGTGTGCGCGGCCGGGCTGACGGCCCGGTACCTGGTGGCGGCGGACGGACTGCACTCGCCGGTGCGGCGCGGGCTGGGCCTGGGGGTACCGGCCGCGCCGGGACGGGCCGCCCGGTACGGGCTGCGCCGCCACTACGCGGTGGAGCCGTGGAGCGACCTGGTCGAGGTGCACTGGGCGCGCGGCGCGGAGGCGTACGTGACCCCGCTCGGGGCGGACCGGATCGGGGTGGCGGTGCTGACCTCGGAGCAGGCCCCGTTCGACGTACAGCTGGCCCGCTTCCCCCTGCTGACGGCCCGGCTGCCGCCACCGCCCGGCCGGGGCCCGGGGGTGCGCGGGGCCGGACCGCTGCGGCAGCGGGCGCGGACCCGGGTGGCGGGGCGGGTGCTGTTCGTGGGGGACGCGGCGGGGTACGTGGACGCCCTGACCGGGGAGGGACTGACCCTGGCGGTGTCGGCGGCGGGCGCGCTCGTGCGCTGCGTACGCGAGGGCCGGCCGCAGGAGTACGAACGGGCCTGGCGGGACCTGTCGCGCGGCTACCGCACGCTGACCTCGTCCCTGCTGTGGGCCCGCCGCCGGGCACCGCTGGCGGGGCGGATCGTCCCGCTCGCGGCCCGGATGCCGCGGGTGTTCGCGGGGGCGGTGAACCTGCTGGCCCGGTAG